Sequence from the Anolis sagrei isolate rAnoSag1 chromosome 8, rAnoSag1.mat, whole genome shotgun sequence genome:
ATACGAGGGgggttcattaaagatttcccctggctcacttctgtttatcacaggatgctgaaactgcacgtgtcatgatataagtctctatttttaacatctacatgaaactgctgggagaggtcatccggagttttggagttgggtgccatctctacgcggatgacatacaactctactactctttcccaccaaactccaaggaagcccctcgagtgctggacgagtgcctgtcagctgtggctgtctggatgaggaggaacaagctgaagatcaatcccgacaagacagaggtcctcctggtcgatcgcaaacctgaccagggtatagggtggcaacctgtgttggacggggttacactccccctgaagtcacaggtccgcagtttgggtgtcctcttggattcatcacttacacttgaggctcaggcatcggcggtgtctgggagggctttcgcacaactaagactcgtgcgccaactgcgaccgtacttcgtaaaggctgatctggccggggtggtccatgccttggtcacctctagattggactactgtaatgtgctctacgtggcgctgtccttgaaaacggcccggaaattccaactggtccaacggttggcggccaggctgttaagtggtgctccttacagagagaggtcaaccctcctgtttaaggagctccattggctgccgttcatcttccagtcccaattcaaggtgcaggtgctcacctcctgacgtttcgcctgcatctatggcaagcatcctcagaggtagtgaggtctgtttcctagttccaacagacctcacaacccctgaggatgcttgccatagatgcaggggaaacgtcaggagagaatgcctctagaacatggccatatagcctgaaaaaaacctacaacaacccaggaactTGGTCCTGTTCTGACCTTTAGTTTTGAACTCTGTGTTTGCTAGTGAATGAAAGTATATTAAGTGCTGTGTGTACTTGCAGGAACACATGTGTGCTCTTTGTAAACCTCAGATTACCTTTGCGCATGAGGAAATGACTCAGCCTGTCAATCCGTATCTGCATGCTGTTCCTATGATGCATGTTGTGAAGCTATGTTTGATTAAGCCTAAGAGAGTGTTTTCTTAAGTATTGGAGCAGTTCATCCTGTCTGGGAGTGTTAAGTGAGCTTCTGGGAGCAAAACTATTCGCAATTTTGAAATATAAGCTACCAGTACAGATGGTTCAATTGCTTGAAAATAACACGTATATGCATTTTTAATATATACAGGTTATAAcatcactatgtaacaaaatatttaaaaaattgaagtgtttttcctgtttaattgtgcagaccttactttgaaagtagttgttctactccagaaactacaaaccccagaaggcagcaaccggatttaaagtgggttcattccctagtgcagtgtttctcaacctgggagtcgggacctctggagatccgttcggatagatacactgggccggaaccgtatagggttttgtaggtcaaaaccagcaccttgaatgttgctcggaactggatcggcagcaagtggagctgacacaacaggggggtggtatgctccctgtatgacgccccggtgagtagtctggctacctcccgctggactagatggagtttccgagcagtcttcaaaggcaaccccacgtagagtgcgttgcagtaatctaaacgggatgtaacaagagcgttgaccaccgtggccaaattaTTCAAAAGATTAGGGGAAAGAATCcagtccttttttttttaccccttGGAAAATTCATGGATTTAATTTCTGTTTGGTACTCTTCTTTCCCCCTTAGGTGACCATCCAAGATGGTGGACCACCTGGCGAATACGGAGATTAACAGCCAGCGCATTGCTGCGGTGGAAAGCTGCTTTGGTACCTCTGGGCAGCCCTTGGCCGTGCCGGGAAGAGTCCTCCTGGGCGAAGGGATCTTGACCAAAGAATGCCGCAAGAAGGCCAAGCCGcggattttcttccttttcaacgACATCCTTGTCTACGGGAGCATTGTCATCAACAAGAGGAAGTACAGCTCCCAGCACATCATCCCGCTGGACGAAGTCACTTTGGAAACGCTGCCGGACACCTTGCAGATGAAGAACCGGTGGATGATCAAGACGGCCAAGAAGTCTTTTGTGGTGTCGGCCGCTTCCCTGACGGAGAGGAAAGAGTGGATCAGCCACTTGGAGGAGTGCATCCGCATTTTGTTGTCCAAGACGGGCCGGCCGCCCCCCACCGAACACGCTGCCCCGTGGATCCCTGACAAGGCCACCGATATCTGCATGCGGTGCACGCAGACCAAGTTCTCCGCTATCACGCGACGGCACCACTGTCGGAAGTGCGGCTTCGTTGTGTGCGGAGACTGCTCCAGGCAGCGCTTCCTCATGCCCCGGCTCTCCCCAAAGCCGTTGAGAGTTTGCAATCTGTGCTACAAACAGCTCATGGCGGAGAAACAGGAAGCCGAAGAGCAGTCGAAACGAGTCCCGTCTCCTGTGTCCGGCTACGAACCTTCCAGCGGGGACGACAGCGACCGATCCGAGGAGGATCGACTAGAATGGTCGCCGGAGACCGAATTTTACACATCGGACGTGGCGTGGTCATCGTTCCATAGTTGACCTCAAGTTCATTTTGGGGACTTTGTTCTTcaacctacaagaaaggagattctacctgaacattaggaagaacttcctgattgtgagagctgttcagcagtggaactctctgccccggagtgtggtggaggctccttctttggaggcttttaaacagaggcgggatggccatctgtcggggatgctttgaatgcaattttcctgcctcttggcagaatggggttggactctcttccaactctaggattttatgattctattcttTCCAAAGGACACACATTTGCCTTAATGTCCTTTCAGAGGAGTGATATTATAATTATGCAGTTTAGTTCCATAGCACAACGTTAACAaaatttgatatatttttttgttcCTAATTTGAAAGTATTACTCCTGTTTAATCGTGTGGTACTTAATTTgaaagaaact
This genomic interval carries:
- the PLEKHF1 gene encoding pleckstrin homology domain-containing family F member 1, producing the protein MVDHLANTEINSQRIAAVESCFGTSGQPLAVPGRVLLGEGILTKECRKKAKPRIFFLFNDILVYGSIVINKRKYSSQHIIPLDEVTLETLPDTLQMKNRWMIKTAKKSFVVSAASLTERKEWISHLEECIRILLSKTGRPPPTEHAAPWIPDKATDICMRCTQTKFSAITRRHHCRKCGFVVCGDCSRQRFLMPRLSPKPLRVCNLCYKQLMAEKQEAEEQSKRVPSPVSGYEPSSGDDSDRSEEDRLEWSPETEFYTSDVAWSSFHS